In a single window of the Streptomyces sp. CGMCC 4.7035 genome:
- a CDS encoding galactose-binding domain-containing protein — MIRHKPRSWSRRAATAALASALLVLGMPAVGAHAVGGPDVAADAATKAGSALRAHSAANVTDGDANTYWQAGKKSAQWVQTDLGRTKRVRQVVLRLPEDWQTRKQTLALQGSFDGKSFATLKSSAQYVFSPGNGNTVKISFPATLARYVRADFSRNSVASTAQLAEMQVLTTAASTPNLAQGKPFSESGHADIYGAANAGDGNRNAYWESTNNAFPQWLQVDLGSSVKVNQVTLRLPSGWPSRSQTLKIQGSTDNQNFTDLTASKAYTFDSGNDQSSTISFDTTTTRYVRAFFTANTGWPAGQASELEVYGPATGDTQAPTAPSNLSYTEPATGQIKLTWSAASDDTGVTGYDVYAGDQLRASVAGNVLTYTDTQPAGSDITYYVRAKDAAGNVSANSNSVTRRGSGGDTQAPTAPGNLAYTQSGSDVKLTWQASSDNVAVTGYDVYAGDQLLKSVAGDVTTYTDTPSASATVTYYVKAKDAAGNVSAASNSVTRTGSTGSGSNLAEGKPIEASSYVFTYVATNANDGQTSTYWESAGGAYPATLTTKLGANADLSQVVVKLNPDAAWSTRTQNIQVLGRDQDATAFTSLAAAKDYTFNPAGGNTLTIPVSGSAADIQLKFTANSGAPGAQVAEFQVIGTPAANPDLKVTGITNSPAAPVESDAIGLSATVTNSGSKAAKATDLNFTLGGTKVATADVPALAAGESKTVTASIGARDAGSYPVGAEVDPSNKVIEQNEANNVFTRSDALVVKPVSSSDLTAAPVSWTPSSASAGDEVKFTVAIKNQGTVASDSGAHGVTLTIQDSSGATVKTLTGSSNGAIAAGQTTAPVSLGSWTAANGKYTVKTVIADDANELPVKRANNTTTQPLFVGRGADMPYDMYEAEDGTVGGGAKVVGPNRTIGDIAGEASGRKAVTLTDTGQYVEWTTRAVTNTLVTRFSIPDGTNTTLNVYVDGQFLKAIDLTSKYAWLYGNETSPGNSPGSGAPRHIYDEANLLLGRTVPAGSRIRLQKDAANTSTYAIDFINTEQATAAPNPDPAAYAVPAGFSHQDVQNALDKVRMDTTGKLVGVYLPAGDYETSSKFQVYGKAVKVVGAGAWFTRFHAPASQENTDVGFRAEASANGSSFAGFSYFGNYTSRIDGPGKVFDFSNVSNITIDDIWVEHMVCLYWGANTDNMTIKNSRIRDMFADGINMTNGSTDNHVVNNDARSTGDDSFALFSAIDAGGADEKNNLYENLTSMLTWRAAGIAVYGGYNNTFRNIRVADTLVYSGITISSLDFGYPMNGFGTEPTTIENVSLERTGGHFWGSQVFPAIWAFSASKVFQGIRVNDIDIDNSTYGGVMFQTNYVGGQPQFPVKDTIFTDISITNSKKSGDAFDAKSGFGIWANELPEPGQGPAVGEATFRNLRLSGNVQDIRNTTSTFKINIE; from the coding sequence ATGATTCGACACAAGCCGAGATCCTGGAGCCGACGCGCGGCAACCGCCGCACTTGCCTCCGCCCTCCTGGTTCTGGGCATGCCCGCCGTCGGCGCGCACGCAGTCGGCGGTCCCGACGTCGCCGCTGACGCTGCGACCAAGGCCGGCAGCGCCCTGCGCGCACACTCGGCCGCCAACGTCACCGACGGCGACGCCAACACCTATTGGCAGGCCGGAAAGAAGTCGGCCCAGTGGGTGCAGACCGACCTCGGGCGGACCAAGCGTGTCCGCCAGGTCGTGTTGCGTCTGCCCGAGGACTGGCAGACCCGCAAGCAGACGCTGGCGCTTCAAGGCAGCTTCGACGGAAAGAGCTTCGCCACGCTCAAGTCGTCGGCGCAGTACGTCTTCAGCCCCGGCAACGGCAACACGGTGAAGATCTCTTTCCCCGCGACCCTCGCCCGGTACGTGCGGGCCGACTTCAGCCGCAACTCGGTCGCCTCCACCGCCCAGCTCGCCGAGATGCAGGTCCTCACGACCGCCGCCTCGACCCCCAACCTCGCCCAGGGCAAACCCTTCAGCGAGAGTGGCCACGCCGACATCTACGGCGCCGCGAACGCCGGTGACGGCAACCGCAACGCCTACTGGGAGAGCACGAACAACGCCTTCCCGCAGTGGCTCCAGGTCGACCTCGGATCGTCGGTCAAGGTGAACCAGGTGACGCTGCGGCTGCCCAGCGGCTGGCCGAGCCGCAGCCAGACGCTCAAGATCCAGGGCTCCACCGACAATCAGAACTTCACCGACCTGACAGCCTCGAAGGCGTACACCTTCGACAGCGGCAACGACCAGTCGTCCACCATCAGCTTCGACACCACCACGACGCGGTACGTGCGCGCGTTCTTCACCGCCAACACCGGCTGGCCCGCAGGGCAGGCGTCCGAGCTCGAGGTCTACGGACCCGCGACCGGCGACACCCAGGCGCCCACCGCGCCGTCGAACCTGAGCTACACCGAGCCGGCCACCGGCCAGATCAAGCTGACCTGGAGCGCGGCAAGCGACGACACCGGTGTCACCGGCTACGACGTCTACGCGGGCGACCAGCTGCGGGCGAGTGTCGCCGGAAACGTCCTGACCTACACCGACACCCAGCCGGCCGGCAGCGACATCACTTACTACGTACGGGCAAAGGACGCCGCGGGCAACGTCTCCGCCAACAGCAACAGCGTCACCCGCAGGGGATCCGGCGGCGACACCCAGGCCCCCACGGCACCCGGCAACCTCGCCTACACACAGTCCGGCAGCGACGTGAAGCTCACCTGGCAGGCGTCGAGCGACAACGTCGCGGTCACCGGCTACGACGTCTACGCGGGCGACCAGCTCCTCAAGTCCGTGGCGGGTGACGTCACGACGTACACCGACACCCCGTCGGCGTCTGCCACGGTCACCTACTACGTCAAGGCGAAGGACGCCGCCGGGAACGTGTCGGCGGCGAGCAACAGTGTCACCCGGACCGGCTCGACCGGTTCCGGCTCCAACCTCGCCGAGGGCAAGCCCATCGAGGCCTCGTCGTACGTCTTCACCTACGTCGCCACCAACGCCAACGACGGCCAGACCAGCACCTATTGGGAGAGCGCGGGTGGCGCCTACCCAGCCACCCTCACCACCAAGCTGGGCGCCAACGCCGACCTCAGCCAGGTCGTCGTCAAGCTCAACCCGGACGCCGCCTGGTCCACGCGCACGCAGAACATCCAGGTGCTCGGCCGCGACCAGGACGCGACGGCCTTCACCAGCCTCGCCGCGGCGAAGGACTACACCTTCAACCCGGCCGGCGGCAACACCCTCACCATCCCGGTCTCCGGCTCCGCCGCCGACATCCAGCTCAAGTTCACCGCCAACTCCGGCGCCCCGGGCGCGCAGGTCGCCGAGTTCCAGGTGATCGGCACGCCGGCCGCCAACCCGGACCTCAAGGTCACCGGCATCACGAACTCGCCCGCGGCTCCGGTCGAGTCGGACGCCATCGGCCTCTCGGCGACCGTCACCAACAGCGGAAGCAAGGCGGCCAAGGCCACCGACCTGAACTTCACGCTCGGCGGCACGAAGGTCGCCACGGCGGACGTCCCCGCCCTAGCGGCCGGTGAGTCGAAGACGGTCACCGCGAGCATCGGCGCCCGCGACGCGGGCAGCTACCCGGTCGGCGCCGAGGTGGACCCGTCGAACAAGGTCATCGAGCAGAACGAGGCGAACAACGTCTTCACCCGCTCCGACGCCCTCGTCGTCAAGCCCGTCTCCAGCTCCGACCTGACCGCCGCCCCGGTCTCCTGGACCCCGTCCAGCGCCTCGGCCGGTGACGAGGTCAAGTTCACCGTCGCGATCAAGAACCAGGGGACGGTGGCCTCCGACTCCGGTGCCCACGGCGTCACACTGACGATCCAGGACTCCTCCGGCGCCACCGTCAAGACGCTCACCGGCTCCTCCAACGGCGCCATCGCGGCGGGCCAGACCACCGCACCGGTCAGTCTCGGCTCGTGGACGGCCGCCAACGGCAAGTACACCGTCAAGACGGTCATCGCCGACGACGCCAACGAACTACCGGTCAAGCGCGCCAACAACACCACCACACAGCCCCTTTTCGTCGGCCGCGGCGCCGACATGCCGTACGACATGTACGAGGCCGAGGACGGCACGGTCGGCGGCGGTGCCAAGGTCGTCGGCCCGAACCGGACCATCGGCGACATCGCCGGCGAAGCGAGCGGCCGCAAGGCGGTGACCCTCACCGACACCGGCCAGTACGTCGAGTGGACCACCCGCGCGGTGACCAACACGCTGGTGACCCGCTTCTCGATACCCGACGGCACCAACACGACGCTCAACGTGTACGTGGACGGCCAGTTCCTCAAGGCGATCGATCTCACCTCGAAGTACGCCTGGCTCTACGGCAACGAGACCTCGCCCGGCAACTCGCCCGGCTCCGGCGCCCCGCGCCACATCTACGACGAGGCGAACCTGCTGCTCGGCAGGACCGTCCCGGCCGGTTCCAGGATCCGGCTGCAGAAGGACGCGGCCAACACCTCCACATACGCCATCGACTTCATCAACACCGAGCAGGCGACGGCGGCCCCGAACCCGGACCCGGCCGCCTACGCGGTCCCGGCCGGCTTCTCACACCAGGACGTGCAGAACGCGCTCGACAAGGTCCGCATGGACACCACGGGCAAGCTCGTCGGCGTCTACCTGCCCGCCGGTGACTACGAGACCTCGAGCAAGTTCCAGGTCTACGGCAAGGCGGTCAAGGTCGTGGGGGCGGGGGCGTGGTTCACCCGCTTCCACGCCCCCGCCTCCCAGGAGAACACCGACGTGGGCTTCCGGGCCGAGGCCAGCGCGAACGGCTCGTCGTTCGCCGGCTTCTCCTACTTCGGCAACTACACGTCCCGGATCGACGGTCCGGGCAAGGTGTTCGACTTCTCCAACGTCTCCAACATCACCATCGACGATATCTGGGTCGAGCACATGGTGTGCCTCTACTGGGGTGCCAACACCGACAACATGACCATCAAAAACTCCCGCATCCGTGACATGTTCGCCGACGGCATCAACATGACGAACGGCTCCACGGACAACCACGTGGTCAACAACGACGCCCGCTCCACGGGTGACGACAGCTTCGCCCTGTTCTCGGCGATCGACGCCGGCGGCGCCGACGAGAAGAACAACCTCTACGAGAACCTGACGTCGATGCTCACCTGGCGGGCGGCCGGGATCGCCGTCTACGGCGGCTACAACAACACCTTCCGCAACATCCGCGTCGCCGACACCCTGGTCTACTCCGGCATCACGATCTCCTCGCTGGACTTCGGCTACCCGATGAACGGCTTCGGGACCGAGCCCACGACGA